In Sporosarcina psychrophila, a genomic segment contains:
- a CDS encoding stage V sporulation protein AD, translated as MVARGLLTFKTTPSIVATGVTVGPLEKKSLFVDKFDKVYEDERCEMKTNEHGHAKMMEDACMIALSKVDSVPSDADFLLIGDLINQMTPSNFAATTVGIPYMGLFSACATSVSSLLMAALLTETGMSTCAIAGASSQHNAVERQFRYPNEYGSQKPETSQWTVTAAGVAAVAPYKKGFPSIECGTIGCAIDLGMTDPLNMGAAMAPAAADTLTRHLKGHNKDVKDYDVIMTGDLGKTGFELYKKLASNQGIDVTKNFRDAGKEFYGADASFLSGASGAGCSASVFFAEIIDKMSTGEYKRVLLIATGALLSPLSFQQGDTIPCIAHAIELTMK; from the coding sequence ATGGTAGCGCGCGGCCTGCTGACATTCAAAACGACCCCATCCATTGTGGCAACAGGTGTTACAGTTGGACCTTTGGAAAAGAAAAGTCTATTCGTCGATAAATTTGATAAAGTTTACGAGGATGAGCGCTGTGAAATGAAAACAAATGAGCATGGTCATGCAAAAATGATGGAAGATGCGTGCATGATTGCCTTAAGTAAAGTGGATTCTGTACCAAGCGACGCCGATTTCCTGTTAATTGGCGATCTTATTAACCAGATGACACCCTCAAATTTTGCGGCTACAACGGTTGGAATTCCCTATATGGGCCTATTTTCAGCTTGTGCAACGTCAGTATCTTCGCTTTTAATGGCTGCATTGCTGACAGAAACGGGCATGTCCACTTGCGCTATTGCTGGAGCATCTAGTCAGCATAATGCAGTTGAAAGACAATTCCGCTATCCGAATGAGTACGGTTCACAAAAGCCTGAGACATCTCAATGGACTGTCACAGCGGCGGGGGTAGCAGCTGTCGCACCTTATAAAAAAGGGTTTCCTTCTATAGAGTGCGGAACAATCGGATGCGCAATAGATCTCGGAATGACAGATCCACTGAATATGGGGGCGGCGATGGCACCGGCAGCGGCAGATACGCTTACCCGCCATTTAAAAGGTCACAATAAAGACGTGAAAGACTATGATGTAATCATGACAGGAGATCTTGGGAAAACTGGTTTTGAGTTATACAAAAAACTTGCGAGCAATCAAGGAATTGACGTGACTAAAAATTTCCGGGATGCAGGTAAAGAATTTTACGGTGCTGACGCATCATTTTTATCCGGGGCAAGTGGTGCAGGTTGTTCTGCCTCCGTTTTCTTCGCGGAAATAATTGATAAAATGAGTACGGGTGAATATAAACGGGTCCTTCTAATTGCGACGGGCGCGCTATTATCTCCGTTATCATTTCAACAAGGTGATACGATTCCGTGCATTGCGCATGCAATCGAATTAACAATGAAATGA
- a CDS encoding YjcG family protein — MKYGVVAFPSKKLQDLANAYRKRYDPHYAQITPHLTVKGVFEANDQEIEEVAKAIKEVTKKHTPFELNVSKVGTFAPITNTIYFKATLNDELAALHKDLNNDFFGEKPEFAFVPHVTIAQKLSSGEHDDIIGQLKMIGVDHTETIDRLHLTYQLEDGSWTVYETFRLDEDN; from the coding sequence ATGAAATACGGTGTCGTTGCTTTCCCATCAAAGAAACTTCAGGACTTGGCAAACGCTTACAGAAAGAGATATGATCCGCATTATGCACAAATCACGCCGCATTTGACGGTTAAAGGTGTATTCGAAGCGAACGATCAAGAAATTGAAGAAGTTGCAAAGGCAATTAAAGAAGTAACTAAAAAACACACTCCATTTGAATTAAACGTGTCAAAAGTGGGCACATTCGCTCCTATCACAAATACAATTTATTTTAAGGCTACCCTTAACGATGAATTAGCTGCTTTGCATAAAGACCTGAACAACGATTTCTTTGGTGAAAAACCTGAGTTTGCATTCGTTCCCCACGTGACGATTGCTCAAAAACTTTCTTCTGGCGAACACGATGATATCATTGGTCAACTGAAAATGATTGGTGTCGATCATACTGAAACAATTGATCGTTTGCACCTTACTTATCAACTTGAAGACGGCTCATGGACGGTATATGAAACATTCCGCCTTGACGAGGATAACTGA
- the spoVAE gene encoding stage V sporulation protein AE gives MVSIFITAFIVGGLICVVGQLLFDVAKLTPAHTLCILVVAGSVLDGVGLYEPFIDFAGAGATIPITSFGNALTHGAMAEAEKHGLIGVMTGMFEVTSSGISSAILFGFIASVIFKSKGKV, from the coding sequence ATGGTTTCGATTTTCATTACAGCATTTATTGTAGGTGGTCTCATTTGCGTTGTGGGGCAGCTGTTGTTTGACGTAGCAAAACTGACACCGGCACATACATTGTGCATTTTGGTTGTTGCAGGTTCAGTGTTGGACGGGGTGGGTCTGTATGAGCCGTTTATCGATTTTGCTGGAGCAGGAGCAACGATACCAATTACTTCTTTCGGTAATGCCCTAACCCATGGTGCAATGGCAGAAGCTGAAAAACATGGACTGATTGGTGTTATGACAGGCATGTTTGAAGTGACTAGTTCAGGAATTAGTTCAGCGATCCTATTTGGATTCATTGCATCTGTTATTTTTAAATCGAAAGGAAAGGTTTAA
- a CDS encoding GTP pyrophosphokinase, with product MRQWNQFLEPYKQAVDELKVKLKGLRAQYELEDVHTPVEFVTGRVKPLASIYDKTLEKGIPFEPSAELAAELPDIAGLRLMCQFVDDISTVVETLRQRNDLEVIEERDYIAHNKPSGYRSYHLIIKYPVQTIHGEQTIFAEIQIRTLAMNFWASIEHSLNYKYEGEMPDEIRHRLERAAEAAFQLDEEMSQIRNEIQDAQQYFSAFKETATRRYGEANGKGGGKL from the coding sequence ATGAGGCAGTGGAATCAATTTCTTGAACCTTATAAACAAGCAGTAGATGAACTGAAAGTGAAATTGAAGGGCTTGCGAGCTCAGTATGAATTGGAAGACGTACATACGCCCGTTGAATTCGTGACGGGCAGGGTGAAGCCGCTCGCGAGTATCTATGACAAAACACTTGAAAAAGGGATTCCATTCGAACCATCGGCAGAACTTGCCGCTGAACTGCCTGATATTGCGGGCCTTCGTCTGATGTGCCAGTTTGTCGATGATATTAGTACTGTTGTAGAAACGTTACGACAGCGGAATGACCTCGAAGTGATTGAAGAGCGCGACTATATCGCACATAATAAACCAAGTGGATACAGGTCTTATCACTTAATTATCAAATACCCTGTTCAGACGATTCATGGGGAGCAGACGATTTTTGCCGAGATTCAAATCCGTACGTTAGCAATGAATTTCTGGGCGTCGATTGAACACTCATTGAATTATAAATACGAAGGCGAAATGCCGGATGAAATCAGGCATCGTCTAGAACGAGCAGCGGAAGCAGCCTTCCAGCTAGATGAAGAAATGTCGCAGATTCGTAATGAAATTCAGGATGCGCAACAATATTTCAGTGCATTCAAAGAAACGGCGACAAGACGCTATGGAGAGGCGAACGGGAAAGGAGGAGGGAAATTATGA
- a CDS encoding GNAT family N-acetyltransferase has translation MFEVRFATSDLEQEDAFSVRRKVFVEEQGVPLDLELDHFDKTAAHFVVYSSESPIGAGRIREINDGIGKVERVCILGEFRGKHLGNLIMHALEEHAKTTGMNKIILNAQSYAVPFYEKLGYVITSPEFMDADIPHRAMEKRMI, from the coding sequence TTGTTTGAAGTAAGATTCGCAACTTCTGACCTTGAACAAGAAGATGCATTTTCTGTCAGAAGAAAAGTGTTCGTGGAAGAACAAGGTGTGCCACTTGACCTTGAACTAGATCATTTCGATAAAACTGCAGCACATTTCGTCGTCTATTCATCAGAATCTCCAATCGGCGCAGGCCGTATCAGGGAAATCAACGACGGAATCGGAAAAGTTGAACGTGTCTGCATTTTAGGGGAATTTCGCGGGAAACATCTCGGAAACCTTATCATGCATGCACTTGAAGAACATGCTAAAACAACGGGTATGAACAAGATTATTTTAAATGCACAATCATATGCTGTCCCTTTCTATGAAAAATTAGGCTATGTCATTACTTCACCCGAATTTATGGATGCGGATATCCCGCATCGCGCAATGGAAAAAAGGATGATATGA
- a CDS encoding DsbA family protein produces MNRQTLLENPISTSACIRPIELYVFIDPLCGDCSSLPPLLRKLQVEYDRYFTLRIALRTSLPKMNLQCLHKDEDELACERTHPAFPSIAVKTAEFQGKRAGFRYLSKMLEYSFLKSRNVSSFSVLVEIAKKLNLDVDEFIRDFSSKNVLRSLQVDLYMAKEMEVDKAPTFVFFNENIEDEGLKVSGLYDYDVYEQILEELVGGPILPDIPPPLEDLFQRFDTLSTTEIASIYNITEKSAERELKKRLLQQHVERIHFQDMTLWRKKMI; encoded by the coding sequence GTGAATCGACAAACATTACTGGAGAACCCAATCAGTACTTCCGCATGCATAAGGCCAATCGAGCTATATGTTTTCATCGATCCTTTATGCGGAGATTGTTCGTCGCTCCCGCCTTTACTCCGAAAATTACAAGTTGAATATGATCGCTATTTCACACTGCGCATTGCATTACGCACATCATTGCCTAAAATGAATCTTCAATGTCTGCATAAAGATGAGGATGAGCTGGCTTGTGAAAGAACACATCCAGCTTTCCCAAGTATTGCTGTTAAAACTGCAGAGTTTCAAGGCAAACGTGCCGGTTTTCGATATTTATCAAAAATGCTTGAATATTCATTTTTGAAGTCAAGGAATGTATCGTCTTTTTCCGTACTCGTCGAAATCGCAAAAAAGTTAAATCTTGATGTAGACGAATTTATCCGAGACTTTTCTTCAAAAAACGTCTTGCGCTCTTTACAAGTCGATTTGTACATGGCCAAAGAAATGGAAGTCGACAAAGCACCTACTTTCGTCTTTTTCAATGAAAACATTGAAGATGAAGGATTAAAAGTGAGCGGCTTATACGACTACGATGTCTACGAACAAATTTTAGAAGAGTTAGTCGGCGGACCGATTCTGCCGGACATCCCCCCTCCACTTGAGGATTTGTTCCAACGTTTCGATACACTCTCCACAACAGAGATTGCTAGTATCTACAACATCACGGAAAAATCTGCAGAACGCGAACTCAAGAAACGCCTTCTCCAACAGCATGTCGAACGGATTCATTTCCAGGACATGACATTATGGCGTAAAAAAATGATATGA
- a CDS encoding RluA family pseudouridine synthase has protein sequence MIHSLTAMSKGDELDRRFRLVFQVDEGGILLREFLHAKGISKRTLTATKYDGGDIRVNGFERNVRHPLQSGDEVLIIFPSEEPSPGLLPETGDLTIVYEDEALIIVDKPAGQSTIPSRDHPNGTMANAVAGKFAKERLPATVHVVTRLDKDTSGLICIAKNRHIHHLLSEQMTNSGFHRQYIALVEGHVERDQFSIVQPIGRKDGSIIERIVREDGQFARTDVEVLCRSDIKGHQLTKIALTLYTGRTHQIRVHMRWAGHPLHGDDLYGGSHGLIGRQALHCAMIGFLHPLTSEKVEFRCDIPLDIKRLTNTEINQTQ, from the coding sequence ATGATTCATTCATTGACAGCGATGTCTAAGGGGGATGAGCTGGATCGCAGGTTTCGCCTCGTATTTCAGGTGGATGAAGGCGGTATACTGCTACGCGAATTCTTGCACGCAAAAGGGATATCTAAAAGAACGTTAACTGCGACTAAATATGATGGCGGAGATATCCGCGTGAATGGCTTTGAACGCAATGTGCGACATCCGTTGCAGTCAGGTGATGAAGTACTTATTATTTTTCCATCAGAAGAGCCAAGCCCAGGTTTACTTCCAGAGACAGGTGATTTAACAATTGTCTATGAAGATGAAGCGCTAATTATTGTCGATAAGCCAGCAGGGCAAAGTACTATCCCGTCGCGAGATCACCCCAATGGAACGATGGCGAATGCCGTTGCCGGAAAGTTTGCTAAGGAAAGACTTCCAGCCACAGTACATGTCGTCACGCGTCTTGACAAGGATACATCGGGTCTAATTTGTATTGCAAAAAACCGGCATATTCATCATCTGCTTAGTGAACAGATGACAAATTCCGGTTTTCATCGACAGTATATCGCCCTGGTTGAAGGACATGTTGAAAGGGACCAATTCAGCATTGTACAACCAATTGGTAGAAAAGATGGTAGCATTATCGAACGAATTGTACGTGAAGATGGCCAATTCGCTCGGACAGATGTAGAAGTACTGTGTCGTTCGGACATTAAAGGTCATCAGTTAACAAAAATTGCACTAACGCTTTATACGGGCAGGACGCATCAAATACGTGTCCATATGAGGTGGGCAGGCCATCCGCTACATGGTGATGATTTATATGGCGGCTCCCATGGGTTGATTGGTCGGCAGGCTTTACACTGTGCGATGATTGGGTTTTTGCATCCACTTACAAGTGAAAAAGTTGAGTTTAGATGCGATATTCCGTTAGATATAAAGCGACTAACCAACACTGAGATCAATCAAACGCAGTAA
- the mgtE gene encoding magnesium transporter — translation MNIKEEHKEEIIFDEEKLKETLIQHNIKSFRNEYLRLHPYDRAIFYEKIEPELREIIYQYLSPKELAEIFETSEISDDEYKQFLQEMDTTYAADMISFMFVDNAVDVLNELDKSQVVSYLTLMNKEAAAEIKALLHYEEYTAGSIMTTEFVTIPQNSTVRSAMTILRNEAPKAETIYYIFVVDDNNRLTGVISLRDLIIAHEDTLISSIMSERVVSVLVSEDQEDVAKMIKDYNFLAVPVVDFQQHILGIITVDDIIDVLDEEASDDYSKLAGVSNMDTFDKNSFSAMKKRLPWLLILLVLGMLTANLIDLFTETISKVALLAAFIPLIAGTAGNSGTQALAVAVRGIATGDVEDESKFKLLIREAGTGLMTGFICALFVVGLIYVWKNEFVIGLLVGAAIFVSIFVATISGSFIPLLMHKLKIDPAVASGPFITTLNDVISVIIYLGLATVFISDL, via the coding sequence GTGAACATAAAAGAAGAGCATAAAGAAGAAATTATTTTCGATGAAGAGAAGTTGAAAGAGACACTTATCCAGCACAACATTAAATCTTTCCGAAATGAGTACCTACGCCTTCATCCGTATGACAGAGCGATATTTTACGAGAAAATCGAACCGGAACTCCGGGAAATCATCTATCAATACTTATCACCAAAAGAACTTGCGGAAATATTTGAGACGAGTGAAATTAGCGACGATGAATACAAACAGTTCCTTCAGGAGATGGACACGACGTATGCAGCAGACATGATTTCGTTCATGTTTGTCGATAACGCGGTAGATGTCCTGAATGAACTCGACAAATCACAAGTTGTCAGCTATTTGACGCTAATGAATAAAGAAGCCGCTGCTGAGATCAAAGCATTACTTCATTATGAAGAATATACGGCCGGGTCGATCATGACAACGGAATTTGTTACAATCCCACAGAATTCGACAGTCCGTTCTGCGATGACAATTTTGCGCAATGAAGCACCGAAGGCAGAAACAATTTATTATATATTTGTCGTTGACGATAATAATCGCCTGACAGGTGTTATATCGCTACGCGATTTGATCATTGCACATGAAGATACACTGATTAGTTCTATAATGAGTGAACGAGTCGTAAGTGTTCTCGTTTCAGAAGATCAGGAAGATGTTGCCAAGATGATCAAGGACTATAATTTCCTTGCCGTCCCGGTTGTCGACTTCCAACAGCATATACTTGGGATTATTACAGTCGATGATATTATCGATGTACTCGATGAAGAAGCATCAGATGACTACTCCAAACTTGCTGGGGTTTCCAATATGGATACATTCGATAAAAACTCATTCTCAGCTATGAAAAAAAGACTTCCATGGTTGCTTATTTTATTAGTACTCGGAATGCTTACTGCTAATTTAATAGACTTATTTACAGAAACAATTTCGAAAGTGGCACTTCTAGCTGCATTCATTCCTCTTATTGCGGGTACTGCAGGGAATAGTGGAACGCAAGCACTTGCTGTCGCAGTGCGCGGTATTGCGACAGGAGATGTTGAGGACGAAAGTAAATTCAAGCTACTTATCCGTGAAGCCGGAACAGGATTAATGACTGGTTTTATCTGTGCACTATTTGTAGTTGGTCTAATTTACGTTTGGAAGAATGAATTCGTAATTGGTCTATTAGTAGGTGCTGCCATTTTTGTCTCAATTTTTGTCGCAACGATTTCAGGATCATTCATCCCATTGCTTATGCATAAGTTGAAAATCGACCCTGCAGTTGCGTCCGGTCCTTTCATCACAACATTAAATGATGTTATTAGCGTTATTATTTATCTTGGTCTTGCAACGGTTTTCATCAGTGATCTTTAA
- a CDS encoding globin, protein MMRKPLIPYEEIGATKLSELIDLFYAKVAVHPDLYPIFPDDLTETVRKQKQFQTQYLGGPNLYTEEHGHPMMKARHMPFPITPVQAEAWLACMAEAMDEVELEGNIRDIYYKRLVLTANHMVNRAGEEKT, encoded by the coding sequence ATGATGCGAAAACCTTTGATCCCTTATGAGGAGATCGGTGCTACAAAGTTGTCGGAACTCATCGACCTGTTTTACGCTAAAGTGGCCGTACACCCGGACCTATATCCGATTTTCCCAGATGACCTGACAGAAACAGTACGCAAACAAAAACAATTTCAAACACAATATTTAGGTGGTCCCAATTTATATACTGAAGAACATGGTCATCCGATGATGAAAGCTCGTCATATGCCATTCCCAATTACACCAGTTCAAGCGGAAGCATGGCTAGCGTGCATGGCAGAAGCAATGGACGAAGTCGAACTTGAAGGAAATATACGTGATATCTATTATAAGCGCCTCGTCTTGACCGCCAATCATATGGTGAACAGGGCTGGGGAGGAGAAAACGTGA
- a CDS encoding lytic transglycosylase domain-containing protein, with amino-acid sequence MMDTHTIRTLMEINTLQSLGAVQTQTEQNNTSPSLFNTLLEEMLGGTSITDSLSSVSSTLLGSLNNIESLRYDGKNGVFEPSSLSAILSTAQQSSTVPMKNTSIGDDSYRDIISQAANKYNLPDKLISAVIKQESNFNNGVVSHAGAQGLMQLMPGTAKFLGVKDSFDPVQNVMGGAKYLRQMLNQFGGNIELALAAYNAGPGNVKKHDGIPPFKETQQYVKKVLGYFNA; translated from the coding sequence ATGATGGATACGCACACAATTCGTACATTAATGGAAATAAATACACTCCAGTCTCTCGGAGCTGTTCAGACACAAACTGAACAAAATAACACATCCCCATCCCTCTTTAACACACTATTAGAGGAGATGTTAGGCGGCACATCCATAACGGATTCCTTATCTTCCGTTTCATCTACACTACTCGGAAGCCTCAATAATATAGAAAGCTTGCGCTATGACGGAAAAAATGGTGTGTTTGAACCTTCTTCTCTCAGCGCTATCCTTTCCACGGCGCAACAAAGTTCAACTGTTCCCATGAAAAATACATCCATTGGGGATGACAGCTATCGCGATATTATTAGCCAAGCTGCAAACAAATATAACTTGCCCGATAAACTGATTTCTGCCGTTATCAAACAAGAATCGAACTTCAACAACGGTGTTGTCAGCCACGCGGGTGCACAAGGCCTTATGCAGCTAATGCCCGGAACGGCAAAGTTCCTAGGCGTAAAAGATAGTTTCGACCCTGTCCAGAACGTGATGGGCGGAGCCAAATACTTAAGACAAATGCTTAATCAGTTTGGCGGTAATATCGAGCTTGCCCTTGCTGCTTATAATGCAGGTCCCGGAAACGTAAAAAAACATGATGGGATTCCCCCATTCAAAGAGACACAGCAATACGTAAAAAAAGTGCTCGGCTATTTCAATGCATAA
- a CDS encoding NAD kinase: MKFAIQTRNDALSNKLMDEAKEYLTDFGLFFDEEEPDIVLSIGGDGTLLHAFHKYKYRLKDTAFVGIHTGHLGFYADWKPAEIEKLVISIARKEFEVFEYPLLDVKINYRNDKDSALYLALNESTVKSPDVTLVMDVELNGNHFERFRGDGLCMSTPSGSTAYNKALGGAIIHPSLPSMQLTEMASINNRVFRTVGAPLVLPAHHKCALTPVKGPDFMVTVDHLQLLHKDVKSIEYQVSKEKVRFGRFRPFPFWRRVHDSFIDSDV, translated from the coding sequence ATGAAATTTGCAATACAGACACGAAACGATGCATTGTCGAACAAACTTATGGATGAAGCAAAGGAATATTTGACAGATTTTGGGCTTTTTTTCGATGAAGAAGAACCGGACATCGTTTTGTCAATTGGAGGAGATGGTACTTTACTCCACGCTTTTCATAAGTATAAGTACCGATTGAAAGATACAGCGTTTGTCGGAATTCATACAGGCCATCTAGGGTTTTACGCAGACTGGAAGCCGGCTGAAATTGAAAAGCTTGTCATTTCTATTGCTCGTAAAGAATTCGAAGTTTTCGAATACCCACTTCTTGATGTGAAGATTAACTACCGAAACGATAAGGATAGCGCATTGTACCTTGCACTGAATGAGTCGACGGTGAAATCTCCTGATGTGACGCTCGTCATGGATGTTGAACTGAATGGCAACCATTTTGAACGTTTTCGTGGCGACGGGTTATGTATGTCAACGCCTTCTGGGTCTACTGCATACAATAAGGCATTGGGCGGAGCAATTATTCATCCTTCTCTACCGTCCATGCAATTGACAGAAATGGCATCTATTAACAATCGGGTGTTCCGTACAGTTGGCGCACCACTAGTGCTACCCGCGCATCATAAATGTGCACTAACACCTGTAAAAGGACCAGATTTCATGGTAACAGTCGACCATTTGCAACTTCTACATAAAGATGTGAAGTCGATTGAATATCAAGTTTCAAAGGAAAAAGTACGTTTCGGAAGGTTCAGGCCGTTTCCATTTTGGAGACGTGTGCATGATTCATTCATTGACAGCGATGTCTAA
- a CDS encoding YjcZ family sporulation protein encodes MFGGCNSFGGGGYGGGGCGGYENEKGGGSTFCLIVVLFILLIIVGRTFCV; translated from the coding sequence ATGTTTGGAGGATGTAATTCTTTCGGTGGCGGCGGATACGGCGGCGGAGGTTGTGGCGGTTATGAAAATGAAAAAGGCGGCGGTTCAACATTTTGCCTGATTGTGGTTCTATTCATCTTGCTTATCATTGTAGGCCGCACTTTTTGCGTATAA
- a CDS encoding stage VI sporulation protein F — MNDSFFRKIESKTGVPMEEVFALANAIQYADFSDERQVRKIIRKVGRLAKKEVPQQTEDELVNSIVKNGKAVNISDIQDMLGRQ; from the coding sequence ATGAATGATTCATTTTTCCGGAAAATCGAATCAAAAACAGGCGTCCCGATGGAAGAAGTTTTTGCACTTGCAAATGCAATTCAATATGCAGATTTCAGTGATGAACGGCAAGTGAGGAAAATTATACGGAAAGTCGGAAGGCTCGCCAAAAAAGAAGTACCTCAACAGACGGAAGATGAGCTTGTTAATTCTATCGTCAAGAATGGCAAAGCGGTTAATATTAGTGATATTCAAGATATGCTTGGCCGACAATAA
- a CDS encoding CotY/CotZ family spore coat protein yields the protein MGCGRNEEDNERKHQDDCVCEVVRFIKRLQDAGTDDDCVECETDCFMAPLGSISSPARNRVNTRVFMLLTKNGDPFKAMFRPESRRHYLHNCFSTFFRVQNVFDGCCATLQVLAPLDSNNNPVDIIKNGKLDLEELCKVTRFGATDSCITVDLTCFCGIQCIKDTYIDFCDVD from the coding sequence ATGGGATGTGGAAGAAATGAAGAAGATAATGAAAGAAAGCACCAAGATGACTGTGTATGTGAGGTTGTCAGGTTCATCAAACGTTTACAGGATGCTGGAACAGACGATGACTGTGTAGAATGTGAAACAGATTGTTTCATGGCTCCGCTTGGTAGCATATCCAGCCCTGCACGTAACCGTGTTAATACACGCGTTTTCATGCTATTGACGAAGAATGGTGATCCGTTCAAAGCAATGTTCCGTCCGGAAAGCCGAAGACATTACCTACACAATTGCTTCTCTACTTTTTTCAGAGTCCAAAACGTCTTTGACGGCTGCTGCGCAACATTGCAAGTACTAGCACCGTTAGACAGTAACAATAATCCGGTGGACATTATTAAAAACGGCAAGCTAGATCTTGAAGAACTTTGTAAAGTTACAAGGTTTGGTGCGACAGATTCATGCATCACAGTAGACTTGACTTGTTTCTGTGGAATCCAATGTATCAAAGATACGTATATCGACTTTTGCGACGTAGATTAA
- the prpE gene encoding bis(5'-nucleosyl)-tetraphosphatase PrpE, with amino-acid sequence MKYDIVGDIHGCYDEFMHLIDKLGYEMITGIPLHPDGRSLVFVGDTMDRGPQSIKMLNLLFKIQDEHTLYYSPGNHCNKLYRFSKGNQVQPTHGLETTVAELDALSSDARKHFLTRYRQFYEALPLYHTLNEGNLIIAHAGIREEMIGAPYSEKIRVFVLYGDITGQKLPDGRPLRRDWAKHYKGTPFIVYGHTPVKEVRFVNNSANVDTGCVFGGKLTALRYPEMEIVSVPSLQPFVPEKFTAFD; translated from the coding sequence ATGAAGTACGATATTGTCGGTGATATTCACGGTTGTTATGATGAATTCATGCATTTGATTGACAAATTAGGATACGAGATGATTACAGGTATCCCCCTACATCCCGATGGCAGAAGTCTGGTATTTGTCGGAGATACGATGGATAGAGGGCCTCAGTCGATTAAAATGTTGAATCTTCTTTTCAAAATCCAAGATGAGCATACACTTTATTATTCCCCGGGAAATCATTGCAATAAGTTGTATCGCTTCTCCAAGGGTAACCAGGTTCAACCCACACATGGTCTTGAAACAACAGTAGCTGAACTCGATGCATTATCAAGTGATGCGCGTAAACACTTCTTGACTAGATACCGTCAATTTTACGAAGCTCTACCGTTATACCATACCCTTAATGAAGGTAATCTTATCATTGCACACGCAGGCATCCGTGAAGAAATGATTGGTGCACCCTATTCGGAAAAAATACGGGTATTCGTTCTCTATGGAGATATCACAGGCCAAAAGTTACCCGATGGTAGACCTCTAAGACGTGATTGGGCTAAGCACTACAAAGGTACTCCCTTCATAGTCTATGGTCATACGCCTGTAAAGGAAGTACGCTTTGTAAATAACTCTGCGAATGTTGATACAGGTTGCGTATTCGGCGGTAAACTTACAGCCCTTCGCTATCCCGAAATGGAAATTGTATCAGTTCCTTCTTTACAACCATTTGTGCCAGAGAAATTTACTGCGTTTGATTGA
- the spoVAC gene encoding stage V sporulation protein AC → MDEKKYAKLEKEISPKTPLMRNIIFAFLTGGTICLVGQFVSLFYMTYFDFTERTASNPTVATMIFFAMLLTGFGLYKKIAQFGGAGSAVPITGFGNAVISAAIEHKTEGYVLGVGGNMFKLAGSVILFGVFSAFVVALIKTILVKFGVVSW, encoded by the coding sequence ATGGACGAAAAAAAATATGCGAAGTTAGAGAAAGAAATTTCCCCTAAAACACCATTGATGCGGAATATCATTTTTGCATTTCTGACGGGAGGCACTATTTGTTTGGTAGGCCAATTTGTGTCGCTATTTTATATGACTTATTTTGATTTCACGGAACGGACGGCTAGTAACCCGACTGTTGCAACGATGATATTTTTTGCGATGCTGTTAACGGGTTTTGGATTGTATAAGAAAATTGCCCAATTTGGAGGAGCGGGGAGTGCGGTTCCAATTACAGGTTTCGGCAATGCTGTCATTTCTGCTGCAATTGAACACAAGACGGAAGGGTATGTTCTTGGAGTTGGCGGCAACATGTTCAAACTAGCGGGTTCAGTCATTCTCTTCGGCGTTTTTTCGGCATTTGTTGTTGCACTCATTAAGACGATACTTGTGAAATTTGGTGTCGTATCATGGTAG